In Cheilinus undulatus linkage group 14, ASM1832078v1, whole genome shotgun sequence, a genomic segment contains:
- the LOC121521902 gene encoding zinc finger protein 773-like: MFSLDRFRDIVNEQFTAEEICDDGRRAAVENEAEIDRQRRMLDIISSPHYLLHRIDVPQQHVCKEEEDEQQLCHQERKSSLDQEEPEPPQMKEEQEGEQLKQEETDTLIMTPKEEESEHREADGQHEHQLWVAPAVLPPADAQQLLMSEEESPQEDTEPPHIKEEQEELWISQEGEQLQELKVADTTTLLFDSILLKSEDDEEKPQTSQLHERQNEQLETGAGGEDCEDSSGAESDDWRVTRADQSGSNSVKNINKSHKDKKSHRCCDCGKTLPTRQSLTIHMRIHTGEKPFSCSECGKRFNFKHHLTGHMKIHTGEKPFSCSVCSKRFTQKGHMNRHMRIHTGEKPFSCSECGEDFNTKSILTQHMRTHTGEKPFSCSICFKKFKQKGHMQAHMRTHFNDDTFSCSECSKRFQSKGALTRHFRVHTGERPFGCSECGKRFKENGALTKHMKVHTGERPFCCSLCSKTFRQNFELSLHMAHHRGEKPFSCSDCNQKFVWHWQVKKHKCVRGQDSGALPNQTEEKREAEAVADGEDCGVAEQARISDPERHLQAETEVRTEASSGAETEDSEDN; encoded by the exons ACGTCCCACAGCAACATGtgtgtaaggaggaggaggacgagcagcagctctgtcaccaggagaggaagtccagtctggaccaggaggagccagagcctccacagatgaaagaggagcaggagggagagCAGCTCAAACAGGAGGAGACTGACACGCTGATAATGACTCCTAAGGAGGAGGAAAGTGAGCACAGAGAAGCAGATGGACAACATGAACACCagctatgggttgcaccagctgtgt TGCCTCCTGCAGACGCCCAGCAGCTGTTGATGAGTGAAGAAGAGAGCCCCCAGGAGGACACTGAGCCCccacacattaaagaggaacaggaggaactgTGGATCAGTCAGGAGGGAGAGCAGCTTCAAGAGCTCAAGGTGGCTGACACCACCACGCTCCTCTTCGATTCAATCTTGTTGAagagtgaagatgatgaagagaaacctcagACCTCTCAGCTTCATGAGAGACAAAATGAACAGTTGGAAACAGGAGCTGGTGGAGAGGACTGTGAAGACTCTTCTGGAGCTGAGAGTGATGATTGGAGGGTTACCAGAGCAGATCAGTCAGGTTCAAACTctgtcaaaaatataaataagagTCACAAAGACAAGAAATCGCATAGATGCTGTGATTGTGGTAAAACCTTGCCAACAAGACAGAGTCTGACAAtacacatgagaattcacacaggagagaaacccttcagctgctctgagtgtggtaaaagatttaattttaaacatcatCTGACAGGCCACATGAagattcacacaggagagaaacccttcagctgctctgtttgcagCAAAAGATTTACACAAAAGGGTCATATGAACCgtcacatgagaattcacacaggagagaaaccctttagctgctctgagtgtggtgaAGACTTTAATACAAAAAGTATTTTGACACAACACATGAGAACCCATACAGGAGAAAAACCTTTCAGCTGCtctatttgctttaaaaaatttaaacagaaaGGTCACATGCAAGCCCACATGAGAACTCACTTCAATGATGACactttcagctgctctgagtgcaGCAAAAGATTCCAAAGCAAAGGGGCTCTGACCAGGCATTTTCGAGTGCACACAGGAGAGAGACCCTttggctgctctgagtgtggcaaAAGATTCAAAGAAAATGGAGCTTTGACCAAACACATGAAAGTGCACACAGGAGAGAGACCCTTCTGCTGCTCCTTGTGCAGTAAAACATTTAGGCAAAATTTTGAGCTGTCCCTCCACATGGCACATCACAGAGgtgagaaacccttcagctgcagTGATTGTAATCAAAAATTCGTTTGGCATTGGCaggtaaaaaaacacaagtgtgtCAGAGGTCAGGATTCAGGGGCTCTTCCAAACCAAACTgaggagaaaagagaggcagaagcagtagctgatggagaggactgtggagtAGCAGAACAAGCCAGAATCTCAGATCCAGAGAGGCATTTGCAAGCAGAAACTGAAGTCAGGACTGAAGCCTCTTCTGGAGCTGAGACTGAAGACAGTGAGGATAATTAG